From a single Natronocella acetinitrilica genomic region:
- the nuoH gene encoding NADH-quinone oxidoreductase subunit NuoH: MAVLTELIWTLTKIIAIVVPVILSVAYLTYAERRVIGAIQSRNGPNRVGPMGLLQPFADVFKLLFKEVILPANANRFLFLVAPLLSLMPALAAWAVIPFSEGLVLSDINAGLLYVLAMTSLGVYGVIIAGWAANSKYSMLGAMRSAAQIVSYEIAMGFALVGVLMAAGTLNMSGIVQAQAGGLFHWFWLPLLPLFVVYWISGVAETNRAPFDVAEGESEIVAGFHVEYSGVAFAVFFLAEYANMILISGLAVIMFLGGWYSPFHGMPLLGPLFDWVPGIVWFVLKIFLFLYLYLAFRATFPRYRYDQIMRLGWKVLIPVTVVWLVVVALLILAGLPPWFN; this comes from the coding sequence ATGGCGGTACTTACGGAATTGATCTGGACGCTGACGAAGATCATCGCGATCGTCGTTCCAGTGATCCTGTCAGTGGCTTATCTGACCTATGCCGAGCGCAGGGTCATTGGTGCCATTCAGTCGCGTAATGGCCCCAACCGCGTCGGCCCCATGGGCCTCCTGCAGCCATTTGCGGATGTCTTCAAGCTGCTGTTCAAGGAAGTCATCCTGCCGGCAAATGCGAACCGCTTCCTGTTTCTGGTCGCACCGCTGCTGTCCCTGATGCCGGCCCTTGCTGCCTGGGCGGTGATTCCCTTCAGCGAAGGCCTGGTGCTGTCTGACATCAACGCAGGTCTGCTTTACGTGCTGGCCATGACCTCCCTGGGTGTTTATGGGGTCATCATCGCCGGCTGGGCTGCCAACTCGAAGTATTCCATGCTCGGCGCGATGCGCTCGGCGGCACAGATCGTGTCCTACGAGATCGCCATGGGCTTTGCCCTGGTCGGCGTGCTCATGGCGGCAGGCACGCTCAACATGAGCGGTATCGTGCAGGCCCAGGCGGGCGGCCTGTTCCACTGGTTCTGGCTGCCGCTCCTGCCCTTGTTCGTCGTCTACTGGATCTCCGGCGTTGCCGAGACCAATCGCGCACCCTTCGATGTCGCCGAAGGGGAGTCGGAGATCGTCGCAGGCTTCCACGTCGAGTACTCCGGCGTTGCCTTCGCCGTATTCTTCCTGGCGGAGTACGCCAACATGATCCTGATCTCCGGGCTTGCGGTGATCATGTTCCTGGGTGGCTGGTATTCCCCCTTCCATGGCATGCCGCTGCTGGGCCCCCTGTTCGACTGGGTGCCGGGCATCGTCTGGTTCGTGCTCAAGATTTTCCTATTCCTGTATCTGTACCTCGCTTTCAGAGCGACTTTTCCGCGCTACCGCTATGACCAGATCATGCGGCTGGGCTGGAAGGTGCTGATACCGGTGACAGTGGTCTGGCTGGTGGTGGTCGCGTTGCTGATCCTCGCTGGCCTGCCGCCGTGGTTCAACTGA
- the nuoI gene encoding NADH-quinone oxidoreductase subunit NuoI, which yields MNDFIRTFFLVELFKGLKLTGRNLFKRKVTIQYPEEKAPQSPRFRGLHALRRYPNGEERCIACKLCEAVCPALAITIESEPREDGQRRTTRYDIDLFKCIYCGFCEESCPVDSIVETRIHEYHMEARGENIKTKQELLAIGDRYEAQLAKDRAMDAPYR from the coding sequence ATGAATGATTTCATTCGGACATTCTTTCTGGTGGAGCTTTTCAAGGGGCTGAAGCTGACGGGGCGCAATCTCTTCAAGCGCAAGGTCACGATTCAGTATCCGGAGGAAAAGGCTCCGCAGTCGCCGCGCTTTCGCGGGCTGCATGCGTTGCGCCGATACCCGAACGGCGAAGAGCGCTGCATCGCCTGCAAATTGTGCGAGGCGGTATGCCCGGCGCTGGCCATCACTATCGAGTCGGAGCCGAGGGAAGACGGCCAACGGCGCACGACCCGTTATGACATCGACCTGTTCAAGTGCATCTACTGTGGCTTCTGCGAGGAATCCTGTCCGGTGGACTCCATCGTCGAAACGCGGATTCACGAGTACCACATGGAAGCCCGGGGCGAGAACATCAAGACCAAGCAGGAACTGCTGGCCATCGGTGATCGATATGAGGCGCAGCTGGCAAAGGATCGTGCCATGGATGCGCCGTACCGATAG
- a CDS encoding NADH-quinone oxidoreductase subunit J — MEQLVFYVFAAVLLFSATMVIAVRNPVHAALFLVLAFFNSAVLWIMAGAEFLGIVLVLVYVGAVMVLFLFVVMMLDINIAKLREGFIKHLYIGIPVAGVMVLQMLLVIGSGAFAPASMPEATMPIPEGAANTPLLGSVLYTVYVLQFELAAVILLVAIIAAVMLTLRRREGTRHQDPAKQVRVKREDRVRLVDIPGRRKPEKE, encoded by the coding sequence ATTGAACAGCTGGTTTTTTACGTGTTTGCGGCGGTGTTGCTGTTCTCGGCGACCATGGTGATTGCCGTGCGAAACCCCGTGCATGCGGCCCTTTTCCTGGTGCTGGCGTTCTTCAACAGCGCCGTGCTCTGGATCATGGCCGGCGCGGAGTTCCTCGGCATTGTCCTCGTACTGGTCTACGTGGGCGCCGTGATGGTGCTGTTCCTGTTCGTCGTCATGATGCTGGACATCAACATTGCCAAGTTGCGTGAGGGTTTTATCAAGCACCTGTATATCGGCATTCCCGTGGCGGGTGTCATGGTGCTGCAAATGCTGCTGGTGATCGGCTCCGGTGCATTTGCCCCGGCCTCCATGCCGGAGGCGACCATGCCGATCCCCGAGGGGGCGGCCAACACGCCGCTGCTGGGCAGCGTGCTCTATACGGTTTACGTGCTGCAGTTCGAGCTGGCCGCCGTCATTCTGCTGGTGGCGATCATTGCCGCAGTCATGTTGACGCTGCGACGGCGGGAGGGGACCCGCCATCAGGATCCCGCCAAGCAGGTACGGGTGAAGCGTGAGGATCGCGTGCGCCTGGTTGACATACCCGGGCGGCGGAAGCCGGAAAAAGAGTAG
- the nuoK gene encoding NADH-quinone oxidoreductase subunit NuoK translates to MIELSDYLVLGAILFALGMAGIFLNRKNAIVLLMSIELILLAVNFNFIAFSTFMGDLAGQVFVFFILTVAAAESAIGLAILVVLFRNRESINVGDLDSMKG, encoded by the coding sequence ATGATCGAACTTTCGGACTATCTGGTACTGGGCGCCATACTGTTTGCGCTCGGCATGGCGGGCATCTTCCTCAACCGGAAGAATGCCATCGTCTTGCTCATGTCCATCGAGCTGATATTGCTGGCGGTGAATTTCAATTTCATTGCCTTCTCCACCTTCATGGGGGACCTCGCCGGGCAGGTGTTCGTGTTCTTCATTCTGACGGTGGCGGCGGCCGAATCCGCCATCGGGCTCGCCATCCTGGTGGTCCTGTTCCGCAATCGGGAGTCCATCAACGTGGGTGACCTGGACAGCATGAAGGGCTGA
- the nuoL gene encoding NADH-quinone oxidoreductase subunit L: protein METVYLIIVLAPLLGAILAGFFGAQLGRSGAHSVTIAGVGLSCLLSVYVLFGLSTGSIQPFDGTVYTWMLTDGIHFEVGFLVDRLTAMMMVVVTFVSLMVHIYTIGYMADEEHNWPSDSLAGTNAYQRFFSYIALFTFSMLMLVMANNFLQLFFAWEAVGLVSYLLIGFWLNRPTAVFANLKAFLVNRVGDFGFLLGIAAVLLYFGSLNYAEVFAAAEANPNQTMQIFGGLEWQVATVACILLFIGAMGKSAQVPLHVWLPDSMEGPTPISALIHAATMVTAGIFLVARMSPLFELSEVALSFILVIGAVTALFLGLIGIVQNDIKRVIAYSTLSQLGYMVVALGASAYAAGVYHLMTHAFFKALLFLGAGSVIIAMHHKQDMREMGGLKKYMPVTYWTMLLGTLALIGFPAFSGYFSKDGIILAVAEADRAGAGFAYVCVLLGVFVTALYSFRLLFLVFHGKERMDQHTREHLHESPRVVTVPLLLLAVPSVLIGLFTVMPMMLGDWFGDAIVVAPGNDVLASVAASYGSAWALVAHGFVSAPLYLAAAGFLVAWYCYIVNPELPARIRQRFPLPYKVLENKYWFDELHLNVFAGAGRGMGRFFWKVTDAGLIDGVLVNGTANGIGRFAAVLRRTQTGYLYHYAFVMIIGLLVLLTWFVFGAF, encoded by the coding sequence ATGGAGACGGTCTATCTCATCATCGTTCTCGCGCCCTTGCTGGGGGCAATCCTCGCCGGCTTCTTTGGCGCTCAGCTGGGCCGTTCCGGCGCCCACTCGGTGACGATTGCCGGTGTGGGCCTGTCCTGCCTGCTGTCGGTTTACGTCCTGTTCGGGCTGAGCACGGGAAGCATCCAGCCCTTTGATGGCACGGTCTATACCTGGATGCTCACGGACGGCATTCATTTCGAGGTCGGGTTCCTGGTTGACCGGCTCACTGCCATGATGATGGTGGTGGTGACCTTCGTCTCGCTGATGGTGCACATCTACACCATCGGCTACATGGCTGACGAGGAGCACAACTGGCCCTCCGACAGTCTTGCCGGCACCAACGCCTATCAGCGGTTTTTCAGCTATATCGCGCTGTTCACGTTCTCCATGCTCATGCTGGTCATGGCGAACAACTTCCTGCAGCTGTTTTTTGCCTGGGAGGCCGTCGGCCTGGTTTCTTACCTGCTGATCGGGTTCTGGCTCAATCGCCCCACTGCGGTTTTCGCCAACCTGAAGGCGTTCCTGGTCAACCGGGTTGGTGATTTCGGCTTCCTGCTTGGTATTGCTGCCGTATTGCTCTACTTCGGCAGCCTGAACTATGCCGAGGTGTTTGCGGCGGCGGAGGCTAATCCGAACCAGACCATGCAGATCTTCGGCGGGCTCGAGTGGCAGGTGGCCACTGTGGCCTGCATCCTGCTGTTCATTGGAGCCATGGGGAAATCGGCCCAGGTGCCGCTGCACGTCTGGCTGCCGGATTCCATGGAAGGCCCGACGCCCATTTCGGCACTGATCCATGCGGCGACCATGGTCACCGCTGGTATCTTTCTCGTTGCCCGCATGTCGCCGCTGTTTGAACTCTCTGAAGTGGCCTTGAGCTTCATTCTGGTCATCGGCGCGGTGACAGCGCTGTTCCTCGGGCTCATCGGTATCGTGCAGAACGACATCAAGCGGGTGATCGCCTATTCAACCCTGTCCCAGCTTGGCTACATGGTGGTGGCGCTGGGTGCGTCGGCCTATGCCGCAGGCGTCTACCACCTCATGACCCATGCCTTCTTCAAGGCGTTGCTGTTCCTGGGTGCGGGTTCCGTCATCATCGCCATGCATCACAAGCAGGACATGCGCGAAATGGGCGGGCTCAAGAAGTACATGCCCGTGACCTACTGGACCATGCTCCTGGGCACCCTGGCCCTGATCGGCTTTCCGGCATTCTCCGGCTACTTTTCCAAGGACGGCATCATTCTCGCCGTCGCCGAAGCCGATCGCGCAGGTGCCGGGTTTGCCTATGTCTGCGTCTTGCTCGGGGTGTTCGTCACCGCGCTGTACAGTTTCCGACTGCTGTTCCTGGTCTTCCATGGCAAGGAGCGCATGGATCAGCACACCCGGGAGCATTTGCATGAAAGCCCCCGGGTGGTCACGGTGCCGCTGTTGCTGTTGGCCGTACCGTCGGTGCTGATCGGGCTGTTTACGGTGATGCCCATGATGCTGGGCGACTGGTTCGGAGATGCCATCGTGGTTGCGCCCGGCAACGACGTGTTGGCATCCGTGGCGGCCAGTTACGGCAGCGCCTGGGCGCTGGTCGCGCATGGTTTCGTATCGGCACCGCTCTATCTGGCAGCGGCCGGCTTCCTCGTGGCCTGGTACTGCTACATCGTCAATCCGGAATTGCCTGCGCGAATCAGGCAGCGTTTCCCGTTGCCCTACAAGGTGCTCGAGAACAAGTACTGGTTTGATGAGCTGCACCTGAACGTGTTTGCGGGTGCCGGGCGCGGCATGGGGCGGTTTTTCTGGAAGGTGACCGACGCAGGTCTGATCGACGGCGTGCTGGTGAACGGAACGGCCAATGGCATCGGCCGCTTCGCCGCAGTGCTGCGCCGTACCCAGACCGGTTATCTGTACCACTATGCCTTCGTGATGATCATTGGTCTGCTGGTATTGCTGACCTGGTTCGTGTTTGGCGCCTTTTGA
- a CDS encoding NADH-quinone oxidoreductase subunit M — MLESSWPLLSLLIWLPILGGVAVALLGDQRASQGRTLALVVSVLAFLFSLLLITGFERGTAAMQFVELRPWVEALGVNYHLGVDGISMPLIVLTTFSTLLVVIAGWDRIAYKPSLYLACFLIMEGIVVGVFSALDAILFYVFWEAVLVPMFLIIGIWGGKERIYATIKFFLYTFVGSVLMLVALIYLQFQAGSFAILDMYGLNLSLGTQIWLFIAFLLAFAIKVPMWPVHTWLPDAHVQAPTGGSVILAAIMLKIGGYGFLRFSLPVVPEASLELDWLMIALSLVAVVYIGLVAMMQEDMKKLVAYSSIAHMGFVTLGFFIIFDIVVRTGGSGALLALGGGMVQMISHGFISAAMFLCVGVLYDRMHTRMIRDYGGVAHRMPVFAGLFVLFAMANAGLPGTSGFVGEFMVILAAFQANFWYAFLAGMTLILGAAYSLWMIKRVVYGEVANEKVSALRDIDGREKLVLGMLAVAVLWLGLYPGPLITIMEPSLAQLLEIVVENGVN, encoded by the coding sequence ATGTTGGAATCCTCCTGGCCATTGTTGAGCCTGCTGATCTGGCTGCCGATCCTCGGCGGTGTGGCGGTAGCGCTATTGGGCGATCAGCGCGCCTCTCAGGGTCGTACGTTGGCGCTGGTTGTCAGTGTCCTTGCCTTTCTATTCAGCCTGCTGCTGATCACGGGTTTCGAGCGCGGCACGGCGGCCATGCAGTTCGTGGAACTGCGCCCCTGGGTCGAGGCGTTGGGGGTGAACTACCACCTGGGCGTCGACGGTATCTCCATGCCGCTGATCGTGCTGACGACCTTCTCGACGCTCCTGGTGGTGATTGCCGGCTGGGACCGCATTGCCTACAAGCCGAGCCTTTACCTGGCCTGTTTCCTGATCATGGAAGGGATCGTGGTGGGCGTATTCAGCGCCCTTGATGCGATTCTCTTCTACGTGTTCTGGGAGGCGGTGCTGGTGCCGATGTTCCTGATTATCGGGATCTGGGGCGGCAAGGAGCGCATCTACGCCACCATCAAGTTCTTCCTCTATACCTTCGTCGGCTCGGTACTGATGCTGGTGGCGTTGATCTACCTGCAGTTCCAGGCAGGCAGCTTCGCCATTCTGGACATGTATGGGCTCAACCTCTCCCTGGGCACGCAGATCTGGTTGTTCATCGCCTTCCTGCTGGCCTTCGCGATCAAGGTTCCCATGTGGCCCGTGCATACCTGGCTGCCTGATGCCCACGTCCAGGCCCCCACCGGCGGTTCGGTCATCCTGGCGGCCATCATGTTGAAGATCGGCGGCTATGGCTTCCTGCGCTTCAGCCTGCCGGTGGTGCCGGAGGCAAGCCTGGAACTCGACTGGCTGATGATCGCCCTGTCGCTGGTGGCCGTGGTCTATATCGGTCTGGTGGCGATGATGCAGGAGGACATGAAAAAACTGGTGGCGTATTCCTCCATCGCCCATATGGGTTTCGTGACTCTTGGTTTCTTCATCATATTCGACATCGTCGTGCGCACCGGCGGTAGCGGTGCATTGCTGGCCCTTGGCGGCGGCATGGTGCAGATGATTTCCCATGGCTTCATTTCCGCCGCGATGTTCCTCTGTGTCGGAGTGCTGTACGACCGCATGCATACCCGCATGATCAGGGATTACGGCGGGGTCGCCCACCGCATGCCGGTGTTTGCCGGGCTGTTCGTGCTTTTCGCCATGGCCAACGCGGGTCTGCCGGGCACATCGGGCTTCGTCGGCGAATTCATGGTGATACTCGCCGCCTTCCAGGCGAACTTCTGGTACGCCTTCCTCGCCGGGATGACGTTGATCCTGGGCGCGGCTTACAGCCTTTGGATGATCAAGCGCGTCGTCTATGGCGAGGTTGCAAACGAAAAGGTCTCGGCGCTGCGGGATATCGACGGCCGCGAAAAGCTGGTGCTGGGGATGCTCGCCGTTGCCGTGCTCTGGCTCGGCCTGTACCCGGGGCCGCTGATTACGATCATGGAGCCGTCACTGGCGCAGCTGCTCGAGATCGTGGTCGAGAATGGCGTCAATTGA
- the nuoN gene encoding NADH-quinone oxidoreductase subunit NuoN, translating into MTNVVFEKPDLLLALPEIWLLSMACVVLVVDLFSKDRDHGPAFLLTQFTLLAGIVITWTTQWGIDATTFNGSYVADSLAAVLKSAILLLTFLAFAYSRDYMRDRGLLKGEYYMLGLFCVLGMMVTVSAGNLLTLYLGVELMSLCLYALVAIDRDSPTASEAAMKYFVLGALASGMLLYGMSMLYGVTGTLDLAIITELAGDMDENRLLFLFGLVFMLVGVAFKFGAVPFHMWVPDVYHGAPTPVTLVIATASKVAAVGLFLRLIGEGLLPLLDSWQHMVVILAVLSLVLGNTIALVQTNTKRMLAYSTFNHVGFILMGFVAGTPEGYGAATFYAVTYALTVAAAFGVIMLLARKGFEADQITDFKGLNERSPLFALVMLLLMISLTGIPGTVGFYAKWMVLKSVVEAGFVWLAILAVIGAVVGAFYYLRLVRYCYFDKPEGEGPRPEGSGGFQAVLAINGLAVLWLGIFPGTLVAICMAAFL; encoded by the coding sequence ATGACTAATGTCGTGTTCGAGAAGCCGGATCTGCTACTCGCACTGCCGGAAATCTGGTTGCTCAGCATGGCGTGCGTCGTGCTCGTCGTGGATCTGTTCAGCAAGGATCGTGACCACGGGCCGGCATTTCTGCTGACGCAGTTCACTCTGCTGGCCGGCATTGTCATCACCTGGACCACCCAGTGGGGCATCGATGCCACCACGTTCAACGGCAGCTATGTGGCTGACTCCCTTGCCGCGGTACTGAAATCGGCTATCCTTCTGCTGACGTTCCTGGCCTTTGCCTATTCCCGCGACTACATGCGGGACCGTGGGCTGCTCAAGGGCGAGTACTACATGCTCGGCCTGTTCTGCGTGCTGGGCATGATGGTCACCGTCTCGGCGGGTAACCTGCTGACCCTGTACCTGGGCGTCGAGCTGATGTCCCTGTGCCTCTATGCCCTGGTGGCCATCGATCGGGATTCCCCCACCGCCTCGGAAGCGGCCATGAAGTACTTCGTGCTGGGTGCCCTGGCTTCGGGCATGCTGCTCTATGGCATGTCCATGCTCTATGGCGTGACCGGCACCCTGGATCTTGCCATCATCACCGAACTTGCCGGTGACATGGACGAGAATCGCCTGCTGTTCCTTTTCGGGCTGGTGTTCATGCTGGTGGGTGTGGCCTTCAAGTTCGGCGCAGTGCCATTCCACATGTGGGTGCCGGATGTCTATCACGGTGCGCCCACACCCGTGACATTGGTCATTGCCACAGCGTCCAAGGTGGCGGCGGTGGGGCTGTTCCTGCGGCTGATCGGCGAGGGGCTGCTGCCATTGCTGGACAGCTGGCAGCATATGGTCGTCATCCTCGCTGTGCTGTCTCTTGTCCTCGGCAACACCATCGCCCTGGTGCAGACCAACACCAAGCGCATGCTCGCCTATTCCACCTTCAACCATGTCGGCTTCATCCTCATGGGCTTTGTTGCCGGCACGCCCGAAGGCTACGGGGCCGCCACCTTCTACGCGGTGACCTATGCGCTCACCGTTGCTGCCGCGTTCGGTGTAATCATGCTGCTGGCGCGCAAGGGCTTCGAGGCGGACCAGATCACTGATTTCAAGGGATTGAACGAGCGCTCGCCGCTGTTCGCCCTGGTCATGTTGCTGTTGATGATCTCGCTGACGGGCATTCCCGGAACCGTCGGTTTCTATGCCAAATGGATGGTGCTGAAGTCCGTGGTCGAAGCCGGTTTCGTCTGGCTGGCCATACTCGCGGTCATCGGTGCCGTGGTGGGCGCCTTCTACTACCTCCGGCTGGTGCGTTACTGTTACTTCGACAAACCCGAGGGGGAAGGGCCGCGACCGGAGGGCTCTGGTGGCTTCCAGGCGGTGTTGGCGATCAATGGTCTTGCCGTCCTGTGGCTGGGCATTTTCCCCGGAACGCTGGTGGCAATCTGTATGGCGGCGTTTCTCTGA
- a CDS encoding DUF2818 family protein, which produces MNTTAAFLFLLLVALAGANLPWLTDRVLFILRPPPQGKREWIRLLEWFVMFCVVGVIAVGLEYRSTGQVESQDWEFYVVVICLFLVFALPGFIYHHDLRRHLRKRRRRAA; this is translated from the coding sequence ATGAATACGACAGCGGCCTTCCTGTTTCTGTTGCTGGTGGCTCTGGCCGGGGCGAACCTGCCCTGGCTCACAGATCGTGTTTTGTTCATCCTGCGGCCGCCTCCGCAAGGCAAGCGGGAATGGATCCGGCTGCTGGAATGGTTCGTGATGTTCTGTGTGGTGGGTGTGATTGCCGTCGGCCTGGAGTACCGCTCCACGGGTCAGGTAGAGTCCCAGGACTGGGAGTTCTACGTGGTGGTGATCTGTCTGTTCCTTGTTTTTGCGCTGCCCGGATTCATCTACCATCATGATTTGCGTAGACACTTGCGAAAGCGTCGCCGCCGCGCGGCCTGA
- the rimP gene encoding ribosome maturation factor RimP: MDAVGDRLRELFEPVVTSMGYELLGVQYKPAKGEGLMRVYIDAEAGITVDDCALVSHQISGLLDVEDPVPGHYRLEVSSPGMDRPLFTPEQFQRFAGVEVKIRLQRLWEGRRSFRGTLRGAEGGNVMVEENGLLYTIPADLIDRANVVADV; this comes from the coding sequence ATGGACGCTGTCGGTGATCGGCTCCGCGAACTCTTCGAGCCCGTGGTGACGTCCATGGGCTACGAGTTGCTCGGCGTGCAGTACAAGCCTGCCAAGGGAGAGGGGCTGATGCGGGTCTACATCGATGCCGAGGCTGGGATTACCGTCGACGACTGTGCCTTGGTGAGCCACCAGATCAGTGGCCTGCTGGATGTGGAAGACCCGGTGCCCGGGCACTACCGGCTGGAGGTTTCTTCCCCGGGGATGGATCGGCCGCTGTTCACACCGGAGCAGTTTCAACGTTTCGCCGGTGTCGAGGTGAAAATACGGTTGCAGCGCCTCTGGGAGGGGCGCAGAAGTTTTCGTGGAACGCTGCGGGGTGCCGAGGGCGGTAACGTCATGGTCGAGGAAAACGGCCTGCTCTACACCATTCCCGCCGACCTGATCGACCGCGCCAATGTGGTGGCGGACGTTTGA
- the nusA gene encoding transcription termination factor NusA → MSKEVLLVVDAIANEKGVDREVIVEAIEAALASATKKRHSGEIDVRIALDRRSGEHETFRRWLVLEDDAEMELPEQEIYLGDARKQQPDIQVGEYIEEPMESVEFGRIGAQTARQVIFQKVREAERAMVVDAYQDRVGELVTGTVKKVDRGNIIMDLGGNAEALIPREFVIPREAYRTGDRIRGYLREVRSDARGPQLIVSRTAPEFLIELFKLEVPEVGQELIDILGAARDPGLRAKIAVRSNDPRIDPVGACVGMRGSRVQAVSNELSGERIDIILWNENPAQFVVNAMAPAEVQSIVVDEDSHSMDVAVVEDQLSQAIGRGGQNVRLASELSGWELNVMTAADAEAKSQAEAQKIIDSFMSTLGVDEEVAGILVQEGFSSLEEVAYVPVSEMLEIDEFDEDMVEELRARARDALLTQMIASEEQIGGGSPAEDLLAMEGMDPSLAQTLAAAGIVSMEDLAEQAVDDVVEASGIDPERAAALIMKAREPWFAEQQES, encoded by the coding sequence ATGAGCAAAGAGGTTCTGCTGGTCGTTGATGCCATCGCCAATGAAAAGGGCGTGGATCGCGAAGTCATCGTCGAGGCCATTGAGGCTGCACTGGCCTCGGCCACGAAAAAGCGCCACAGCGGCGAGATCGACGTGCGTATCGCCCTCGATCGCCGCAGCGGGGAGCATGAAACCTTCCGCCGCTGGCTGGTGCTTGAAGATGATGCCGAGATGGAGTTGCCCGAGCAGGAGATCTATCTCGGCGATGCGCGCAAGCAGCAGCCGGACATCCAGGTGGGCGAGTACATCGAAGAGCCCATGGAGTCCGTCGAATTCGGCAGAATTGGCGCGCAGACGGCCCGCCAGGTGATCTTCCAGAAGGTGCGGGAAGCCGAGCGTGCCATGGTGGTGGACGCCTATCAGGATCGTGTCGGCGAACTGGTGACCGGTACGGTCAAGAAGGTCGATCGCGGCAATATCATCATGGATCTCGGCGGCAATGCCGAGGCGCTGATTCCCCGTGAGTTCGTCATCCCGCGGGAAGCGTATCGTACCGGCGACCGCATTCGCGGTTACCTCAGGGAAGTTCGTTCCGATGCGCGCGGGCCACAGTTGATCGTATCCCGCACTGCGCCGGAGTTTCTGATCGAGCTGTTCAAGCTCGAAGTGCCGGAAGTCGGCCAGGAGCTGATCGATATCCTCGGCGCGGCGCGCGACCCGGGTTTGCGGGCGAAAATCGCGGTGCGCTCCAATGACCCGCGCATCGATCCCGTCGGGGCGTGCGTCGGTATGCGTGGCTCACGGGTGCAGGCCGTTTCCAACGAACTCTCCGGAGAGCGCATCGACATCATCCTCTGGAACGAGAATCCGGCGCAATTCGTGGTCAACGCCATGGCTCCTGCGGAGGTCCAATCCATCGTGGTGGATGAGGATTCCCACAGCATGGACGTGGCTGTGGTGGAGGATCAGTTATCCCAGGCCATTGGCCGGGGAGGGCAGAACGTCCGCCTCGCCAGTGAACTCAGTGGTTGGGAGCTGAACGTGATGACTGCCGCAGATGCTGAGGCCAAGAGCCAGGCGGAAGCCCAGAAGATCATCGACAGCTTCATGAGCACTCTGGGGGTCGATGAAGAGGTCGCGGGCATTCTGGTGCAGGAAGGGTTCAGCAGCCTTGAGGAAGTGGCCTACGTGCCCGTCTCGGAAATGCTGGAAATCGATGAGTTCGACGAGGATATGGTCGAGGAGCTGCGTGCTCGTGCGCGGGATGCCCTCCTGACACAGATGATTGCCAGCGAAGAGCAGATTGGTGGTGGTAGTCCGGCAGAGGATCTGCTGGCCATGGAGGGCATGGATCCGTCGCTTGCCCAGACGCTGGCCGCTGCCGGAATCGTATCCATGGAAGATCTGGCTGAGCAGGCCGTGGATGACGTGGTCGAGGCTTCCGGGATCGACCCCGAGCGCGCGGCCGCTCTGATCATGAAGGCTCGCGAGCCCTGGTTCGCCGAGCAGCAGGAATCCTGA